A genomic segment from Hydrogenobacter sp. encodes:
- a CDS encoding response regulator gives MPKGRLLIIEDEVIVARYIKDVLESFGYQVVACSSSGEEAVRLAKELHPDLALVDIVLKGSMDGIKTAHHLTTFLGIPVIYVTAYTDEDTLSRVKGTDYLGYLVKPFDDKDIYVTVELAMHKRKNKRVLKKPLRRVLGSLNKDELKVLLFFITTCDTDGWIHIPLHKIAKEVKSDTGNVSRAIRSLSMKGYVEVLKNGRENYYRLSKDLAYEENL, from the coding sequence ATGCCTAAGGGAAGATTACTCATAATTGAGGATGAAGTCATAGTAGCAAGGTATATAAAGGATGTTTTAGAATCCTTTGGTTATCAAGTGGTTGCCTGCAGTTCATCCGGTGAAGAAGCGGTGAGATTAGCAAAAGAACTTCATCCTGATCTCGCTTTGGTAGACATAGTTCTAAAGGGTAGCATGGATGGTATAAAGACGGCTCACCATCTCACAACCTTCTTAGGTATACCTGTCATATATGTGACCGCCTATACAGATGAAGATACCCTTTCAAGGGTTAAAGGTACGGATTATCTGGGTTATCTTGTAAAGCCCTTTGATGATAAGGATATATACGTAACGGTTGAACTCGCTATGCATAAGCGCAAAAACAAAAGGGTGCTGAAAAAACCACTTCGTAGGGTTTTGGGATCTCTTAATAAGGATGAGCTTAAAGTCCTCCTTTTCTTCATAACCACCTGCGATACCGACGGTTGGATACACATACCGTTGCACAAAATAGCTAAGGAGGTAAAAAGCGACACGGGTAATGTCTCAAGAGCTATAAGATCGCTGAGTATGAAGGGGTATGTGGAGGTTTTAAAGAACGGTAGGGAAAACTATTACAGGCTCTCAAAAGACTTAGCTTACGAAGAAAATCTATGA
- a CDS encoding ATP-dependent DNA ligase, whose protein sequence is MKFKELSQYFQRLEETTSRIEMSNILAEMLRKATHEDIDKVVYLTLGEILPPFRGIQMGVSEKLMMDALSKASSVKISQVEKLYKLKGDIGETAIELVNWEGKELSVRQVYDELLDIATTRGTKDKVLRIMSLIKGLSSLEAKYAARIIVGRLRLGVGDATLIEALANLINGKEHKDAIERAYNLCSDLGLVAKVLVQTGIEGIREFKIKVGYPIRMALAERVTNVEEIIKRLGKCAIEAKYDGFRLQVHKKGKDIEIYSRNLERMTDMFPDVKEAVLQHVKFGEVIIEGEAITYNEETGEFYPFQITIQRKRKYGVSEYAKEFPLKLFTFDLLYLEGEDFTSKPFIERRKRLEEILPKNSLLLTSEMFITDNVKDIEKFFEDVVSRGLEGIMAKRLDAPYTAGSRNFNWIKLKRSYKGSLADTIDVVIVGYFYGKGARTKLGIGALLTALYDPQTDTFKTISKVGSGFTEDEWVKLKDLLDQIKIPHRHARVDSLLEPDVWVEPKYVITVTADEITRSPLHTAGRTSQEPGFALRFPRAVGFIRGDKRAEDANTVDEIVKMYKMQKKVSVE, encoded by the coding sequence ATGAAGTTTAAAGAGCTTTCCCAATACTTTCAGAGGTTGGAAGAAACCACAAGCAGGATAGAAATGTCAAACATCCTCGCCGAAATGCTTCGTAAAGCAACTCACGAAGATATAGACAAAGTAGTTTATCTTACGCTAGGGGAAATATTACCTCCATTTAGAGGTATTCAGATGGGTGTTTCGGAAAAACTTATGATGGATGCGCTTTCTAAAGCCTCAAGTGTTAAGATCTCCCAAGTAGAAAAACTCTACAAATTAAAGGGAGACATAGGGGAAACTGCAATTGAGCTTGTAAATTGGGAAGGTAAGGAACTGAGTGTTAGGCAAGTTTACGATGAGCTTTTGGATATAGCAACTACCAGAGGTACAAAGGACAAAGTTCTCAGGATAATGAGTCTCATAAAAGGTCTTTCAAGTTTGGAAGCCAAATATGCGGCGAGGATCATAGTAGGCAGATTGAGATTAGGGGTAGGAGACGCAACATTGATAGAAGCATTGGCTAACTTGATAAACGGCAAGGAACATAAAGATGCTATAGAAAGAGCTTACAATTTGTGTTCGGATCTCGGTTTGGTCGCAAAGGTTCTCGTACAGACAGGTATAGAGGGAATTAGGGAATTTAAAATAAAGGTAGGTTATCCCATCAGGATGGCTCTCGCTGAGAGGGTCACGAATGTTGAAGAGATCATAAAACGCCTCGGCAAATGTGCTATAGAGGCTAAGTACGATGGCTTTAGACTTCAGGTTCATAAAAAGGGTAAAGATATAGAGATATACTCAAGGAATTTGGAGAGGATGACCGACATGTTTCCAGATGTAAAGGAGGCGGTCTTACAACACGTGAAGTTCGGAGAAGTGATTATAGAAGGTGAGGCTATAACTTACAACGAAGAGACAGGAGAGTTCTATCCTTTTCAGATCACAATACAGAGGAAAAGAAAGTACGGTGTATCCGAATACGCAAAGGAGTTTCCCCTGAAACTTTTCACCTTTGATCTCCTATATCTGGAAGGTGAAGACTTCACATCAAAACCTTTCATTGAACGTAGGAAAAGGCTTGAAGAGATATTGCCCAAAAACTCCCTCCTTCTAACTTCGGAAATGTTCATAACGGACAATGTAAAGGATATAGAAAAGTTCTTTGAAGATGTTGTATCAAGAGGTTTGGAAGGTATAATGGCTAAGAGGTTGGACGCACCTTACACCGCTGGTTCAAGAAACTTCAACTGGATAAAGTTAAAGAGAAGCTATAAAGGATCACTTGCGGATACCATAGATGTAGTCATAGTGGGGTACTTCTATGGGAAGGGAGCGAGAACCAAACTCGGTATAGGTGCATTGCTTACCGCCTTATATGATCCTCAAACGGATACCTTTAAAACTATCAGTAAAGTAGGTTCGGGTTTTACAGAAGATGAATGGGTTAAATTAAAGGATCTGTTGGATCAGATAAAGATACCACACAGACATGCGAGAGTTGATTCACTGCTTGAACCGGATGTTTGGGTGGAACCCAAGTATGTTATAACGGTTACAGCTGACGAAATAACGAGATCTCCTTTGCATACAGCGGGAAGAACTTCTCAAGAGCCGGGATTTGCCCTTAGATTCCCAAGAGCTGTGGGATTTATAAGAGGTGACAAAAGAGCCGAAGATGCCAATACAGTGGACGAGATAGTAAAAATGTACAAAATGCAAAAGAAGGTGAGTGTGGAGTAA
- the trmD gene encoding tRNA (guanosine(37)-N1)-methyltransferase TrmD, translated as MKFFVFTLFPQVIQGYAQYGVIKQAIKKGSLELHVVNLREYAIKRKVDDEAYGGVPGMVIKPEPVFCAYRSITQNYGKPHTIIPQPWGKRLVQQDFERLSRKESIAIICGRYEGLDERTSVLADEELSLGDFVLSGGEIFALALLEGVARLLPGVLSQPESLLSDSFRRWMGYPVYTRPPEYEGMKVPDVLLSGNHKLIELWRLWHSIERTLKYRPDLIPDDLTPMEKDIVENIKKGTKFEDWVKGR; from the coding sequence ATGAAGTTTTTTGTGTTCACCCTTTTTCCGCAAGTGATTCAAGGTTATGCACAGTATGGGGTTATAAAACAGGCTATAAAAAAGGGATCTCTGGAACTTCACGTCGTGAATCTAAGAGAGTATGCAATCAAGAGGAAAGTAGATGACGAAGCCTATGGAGGAGTGCCAGGTATGGTGATAAAACCTGAGCCAGTTTTCTGTGCGTACAGAAGTATTACACAAAATTATGGAAAGCCGCATACCATAATACCTCAACCGTGGGGAAAGAGACTCGTTCAGCAGGACTTTGAAAGGCTTAGTAGGAAGGAAAGTATAGCCATTATATGTGGTAGATACGAGGGTCTAGACGAGCGCACAAGCGTACTTGCGGATGAAGAGTTATCCTTAGGGGACTTTGTCCTTTCCGGAGGTGAGATATTTGCGCTCGCTTTACTTGAAGGTGTAGCAAGATTATTACCAGGGGTACTCAGTCAGCCAGAAAGTCTTTTGTCGGATTCCTTCAGAAGGTGGATGGGGTATCCAGTTTATACAAGACCTCCTGAATACGAAGGTATGAAGGTTCCTGATGTACTACTTTCTGGAAATCATAAACTTATAGAGCTATGGAGGCTCTGGCATTCTATAGAGAGGACATTGAAGTATAGACCCGATCTCATTCCTGATGATCTCACTCCTATGGAGAAGGATATAGTGGAAAACATAAAAAAAGGAACTAAATTTGAAGATTGGGTAAAAGGAAGATGA
- a CDS encoding TonB-dependent receptor, translated as MRGFSKGYLFFISLSLVSLSHGQEKELEPVEVIGISPLHGVDVSKEKFPSAVETETSQEIEKQRTVNLSDFLNLRFSSIHLSTDRSNPFQNTVIYRGFTSSWLIGQSQGLSVYFDGVRMNEPFGDVVNWDTIPDKAINSLNLIPGSNPIFGLNTLGGSLSIETKNAFNFPRSEVGAYFGSFERKYSWFQTGYKLKENLGLYIMGDWYKGKGWRDFSDTDVKRAFGKLSYLLDRGFLDFSILATDNTIQSTDVLLEKFLNINRHMAFTAKDIYKNNTYLFTHRGSYELSDRVTLDWNLYYKRSRFGFDSGDMTDFQIEDGILYTEEGPVLDKSGNVIPFPEGLIPGVINRTLIKQNVYGGTIQATFKGNFKGMKNSLTVGAGMDTSNVKYTFDREIGAFKPNREVSGFGVLLGSAGDDIFFRDVKNTNAVYSLYFLDILSPLKPLDIFIGGRLNHIRIKLEDKTGLFPDINGTNSYSRFNPAMGVSYEVLHGVFAYASYFESSRAPTPVEITCSDPNEPCRLPSAFVQDPPLRQVVAKTQEAGIKGIITGNIYWYLSLFNTDLKNDILPVAGGTLGQVYFKNVSKTRRRGAEVGLEGKVGKLDFFAGYTLVDAEFRTQELFSSPNHPLVREVCDNGGNDPRVNCDLKALVVKPGDKIPGIPKHSLKLGMSYELIKGLVIGTDILYSSGVYLLGDEANLDKKTRNYTLVNLTANYRIGKLTLFARIDNLFDKKYETTGRYVSLEDAAKLNSLLPVPIDPRTDSSRALAPGAPRSFLVGFSYSF; from the coding sequence ATGAGAGGGTTTTCAAAGGGGTATCTCTTTTTCATCTCACTAAGTTTAGTATCCTTATCTCATGGTCAGGAAAAGGAACTTGAACCTGTTGAGGTAATAGGGATATCCCCACTGCACGGGGTGGACGTTTCAAAAGAGAAGTTTCCATCTGCGGTAGAAACGGAGACATCACAAGAAATTGAGAAACAGAGAACAGTAAACTTAAGTGACTTTCTAAACTTGAGATTCAGCAGTATTCATCTTTCGACCGATAGGAGCAATCCCTTTCAGAACACCGTTATATACAGAGGCTTTACTTCTTCGTGGTTGATAGGTCAATCCCAAGGTCTTTCTGTGTATTTTGACGGTGTGCGTATGAACGAACCTTTCGGTGATGTGGTAAACTGGGACACTATACCTGACAAGGCTATAAACAGTTTGAATCTGATACCAGGCTCTAATCCTATTTTCGGTCTTAACACGCTCGGCGGTTCTCTATCCATAGAAACTAAAAATGCTTTTAATTTTCCAAGAAGTGAGGTAGGTGCATACTTTGGATCTTTTGAGCGCAAGTACAGCTGGTTTCAGACAGGATATAAGCTAAAGGAAAATCTTGGGCTTTACATTATGGGTGACTGGTATAAGGGAAAGGGTTGGAGAGATTTTTCCGACACAGATGTGAAGAGGGCATTTGGCAAACTCTCTTACCTCCTTGACAGAGGCTTTCTTGACTTTTCTATACTTGCAACCGATAACACTATACAGAGCACAGATGTGCTGTTAGAGAAGTTTTTAAATATAAATAGACACATGGCTTTCACAGCTAAGGATATATACAAAAATAACACTTATCTTTTTACACACAGGGGTAGTTACGAACTGAGTGATCGTGTAACTCTTGACTGGAACCTTTACTACAAAAGAAGTAGGTTCGGTTTTGACAGCGGTGATATGACGGATTTTCAAATAGAGGATGGCATACTCTACACGGAAGAAGGACCTGTTTTGGATAAGAGCGGTAACGTCATACCCTTCCCAGAAGGACTGATACCTGGCGTTATAAACAGGACACTGATAAAACAAAACGTTTATGGTGGAACAATTCAGGCTACTTTTAAGGGGAATTTTAAGGGTATGAAAAACAGTCTAACTGTGGGTGCCGGTATGGATACTTCTAATGTGAAGTATACCTTTGATAGGGAAATCGGAGCTTTCAAACCAAACAGGGAAGTATCCGGTTTTGGTGTGCTTCTGGGTTCAGCAGGAGATGATATATTTTTTAGGGATGTCAAAAATACGAATGCAGTTTACAGCCTTTACTTTCTTGATATTCTCTCACCACTCAAACCCCTTGACATATTTATAGGAGGACGACTCAATCACATAAGGATAAAGCTTGAAGATAAAACAGGTCTTTTCCCGGATATAAACGGTACAAACTCTTATTCAAGATTTAATCCTGCTATGGGGGTTTCCTACGAGGTTCTGCACGGCGTTTTCGCTTACGCCTCTTACTTTGAGTCTTCAAGGGCTCCTACACCCGTGGAGATAACTTGCTCTGACCCTAACGAGCCTTGCAGATTACCCTCCGCTTTCGTGCAGGACCCACCCCTCAGGCAGGTTGTGGCAAAGACTCAGGAGGCAGGGATAAAGGGTATTATCACTGGAAACATTTACTGGTATCTGTCTCTTTTTAATACTGATCTTAAGAATGATATACTTCCTGTTGCCGGTGGAACTCTCGGACAAGTTTATTTTAAGAATGTGAGCAAGACCAGAAGGAGGGGTGCAGAAGTAGGGCTTGAAGGTAAGGTGGGAAAACTTGATTTTTTCGCAGGTTACACACTTGTGGATGCTGAGTTCAGAACTCAGGAATTATTTAGCAGTCCAAACCATCCTCTTGTACGTGAGGTGTGTGATAATGGAGGTAACGACCCAAGGGTCAATTGTGATCTCAAGGCTTTGGTTGTAAAGCCTGGGGACAAAATACCGGGTATACCAAAGCACAGTCTAAAACTTGGGATGAGTTACGAACTTATAAAAGGTCTGGTGATTGGAACGGACATCCTCTATTCGTCCGGCGTATACCTGCTTGGCGACGAGGCAAATCTTGACAAGAAAACCAGGAACTATACATTGGTGAACCTTACAGCCAATTATAGGATCGGAAAGCTTACGCTTTTTGCAAGGATAGATAACCTCTTTGACAAAAAGTACGAAACAACGGGTAGATATGTCTCCTTAGAAGATGCTGCTAAGCTGAATTCTCTTTTGCCTGTACCTATAGATCCGAGGACTGACAGTTCGAGAGCTTTAGCTCCAGGTGCACCCAGAAGCTTTCTCGTGGGTTTTAGTTACTCCTTTTGA
- a CDS encoding flippase-like domain-containing protein: MYRSILYGSLITILIIFATALYILKKTFSKELLNILFLLEKRYIILALLSMFFYHTFDNIRLFVLSRAMGMKYSFAYGYVISLINTFGATVTPAHLGGEFLSIYTLMRKGGQLHKVMSVVTMKTLTGASFFILAFPLTVYALFKNPSQAKDLLELVAIVLTIAGTLYVFLRIFLRKNSSNGKFTAKIKNTLKRYAVTMKIFLRDKKRYILGAVVSSVLLYISFLSVGVFLVKAFHADVDTLSIFLNQLFLVYALFISPTPGGSGVGELGALSVFSPFLEPFILGIFALIWRFVSQYLSALIGGILLSALILIDTKKLKDGN; the protein is encoded by the coding sequence ATGTACAGATCAATCCTTTACGGTTCTTTAATTACCATACTCATAATATTTGCTACAGCTCTGTATATTCTCAAAAAGACCTTTTCAAAAGAGCTTTTAAACATCCTGTTTCTTCTTGAAAAGAGGTATATAATACTTGCTCTATTGAGCATGTTCTTTTACCATACCTTTGATAACATAAGGCTCTTTGTACTTTCAAGAGCCATGGGGATGAAATATTCATTTGCATACGGTTATGTAATATCCCTAATAAATACTTTTGGTGCTACGGTGACACCAGCTCATTTGGGGGGAGAGTTTTTGTCTATTTACACATTGATGAGAAAGGGTGGTCAACTCCATAAAGTAATGAGTGTGGTTACTATGAAAACCCTCACAGGTGCATCCTTCTTTATCTTAGCTTTCCCCTTGACCGTTTATGCTCTCTTTAAAAATCCATCTCAGGCGAAAGATCTCCTTGAATTGGTGGCTATAGTTTTAACCATAGCTGGTACCTTGTATGTGTTCTTGAGGATTTTCCTGAGGAAAAACTCGTCCAACGGGAAGTTTACAGCCAAGATAAAAAATACATTAAAGAGGTATGCAGTTACCATGAAGATCTTTTTGAGGGACAAAAAGAGATACATATTAGGTGCGGTTGTAAGCAGTGTTTTACTATACATATCTTTTCTCTCCGTAGGAGTGTTTTTAGTTAAAGCTTTTCATGCGGATGTTGATACTTTAAGTATCTTTTTAAATCAACTTTTTTTAGTTTACGCCTTATTTATAAGTCCTACACCTGGAGGTAGCGGTGTGGGTGAACTGGGAGCGCTATCCGTCTTTTCTCCTTTTCTTGAGCCTTTTATCTTGGGGATCTTTGCCCTCATATGGAGGTTTGTAAGCCAGTATCTGAGCGCTCTGATAGGAGGTATTTTACTTTCCGCACTTATACTTATTGATACAAAGAAGCTAAAAGATGGAAACTAA
- the lpxK gene encoding tetraacyldisaccharide 4'-kinase, with protein METNLLDLLNPYLWAVNLRNFLYDRNVLKVCKLGIPVISVGNLSVGGTGKSSLVRYISEYLSKKFHVCILSRGYGRKTKGTLLVSYKGELKVGWEEAGDEPFMLAKVLKGVSVVVDEIRCRGGFYAVEKLRAEILILDDGFQHRRIYRDFDILLLKKEDLKDHLLPYGRLREPLSSLFRADAIVLSYQELNEWDIKLEKPVFKLYRKNWRILDGEGNPVHELKNLEVIAFAGLGDNEQFFKTLDNLGIKVIKKISFKDHYDYKDLKLSQDKLYITTLKDIVKLPSYKNVYYLDYSLDVPGLIELLENAIIRRHRAGSSAGRATDS; from the coding sequence ATGGAAACTAATCTTTTAGATCTTTTAAATCCTTATCTGTGGGCGGTTAATTTGAGAAACTTCCTTTATGATCGGAATGTCTTAAAGGTATGCAAGCTTGGAATTCCAGTTATCAGCGTAGGAAACCTATCAGTAGGGGGTACTGGAAAAAGCAGTCTCGTGAGGTATATATCCGAATATCTGTCAAAAAAGTTTCATGTTTGTATACTCTCAAGGGGTTACGGAAGAAAAACGAAGGGTACTTTGCTTGTATCTTATAAGGGCGAATTGAAGGTCGGATGGGAAGAAGCGGGTGATGAACCTTTTATGCTCGCAAAGGTCCTAAAAGGGGTGAGTGTGGTGGTTGATGAAATAAGGTGCAGAGGAGGATTTTACGCAGTAGAAAAGTTGAGGGCAGAAATTCTCATACTTGATGATGGTTTTCAGCATAGGAGAATATACAGAGACTTTGATATCCTTCTATTAAAGAAAGAAGATCTAAAAGACCATCTGCTACCTTATGGGAGGCTTAGGGAACCTCTTTCCTCACTTTTTAGAGCTGATGCGATCGTTTTGTCTTATCAAGAACTTAATGAATGGGACATAAAGCTTGAAAAACCTGTTTTTAAACTCTATAGAAAAAACTGGAGGATACTTGATGGTGAAGGAAATCCGGTACACGAACTAAAAAATCTTGAAGTTATCGCTTTTGCAGGATTGGGGGACAACGAGCAGTTTTTCAAAACATTGGATAACCTCGGTATCAAGGTTATTAAAAAGATTTCTTTTAAGGATCACTACGATTATAAGGATCTCAAACTTTCGCAAGATAAGCTATATATAACTACGCTTAAAGACATAGTGAAGCTTCCTTCATACAAAAATGTCTATTACCTTGATTACTCCCTTGATGTCCCTGGCTTGATAGAGCTTTTAGAGAATGCTATAATAAGAAGGCATAGGGCTGGTAGCTCAGCAGGCAGAGCAACGGACTCTTAA
- a CDS encoding tyrosine-type recombinase/integrase, protein MDRADLLQLWKKTLEKTKSGRTVITYLKSLQSFLRHVEGEDIIGVDPKKIYSYVDTSNLNTSSILTHLSAIKHFYKFAFRRGYVDREKYSQIESVIDEVREDVGRNLSQRYPKALSKEEVREILSAVSGTKYEKIYVLFLYSGIRLSEYLSLREDNFYQDKSGLLWIRLLPDMTKRRKERLVPVLGSTKEETYAVTDRLLAWIESYDENFRVKRGSLQVFTNRLSHRLGIPFSLHSFRHTYITNLVNSGFPAEVVKEFAGHSNVRTTIDIYYRFSHERARRLIENFLR, encoded by the coding sequence ATGGATAGGGCTGACCTCCTCCAACTTTGGAAAAAAACGCTGGAGAAAACCAAAAGTGGAAGGACGGTTATCACCTACTTAAAGAGCCTTCAATCTTTTTTGAGACACGTAGAGGGAGAGGATATAATCGGCGTTGATCCAAAAAAGATATACAGCTACGTAGATACATCCAATCTGAATACCTCTTCTATTCTTACACATCTGTCTGCCATAAAACACTTTTATAAGTTTGCCTTCAGAAGGGGATACGTGGATAGAGAGAAGTACTCACAAATAGAATCTGTCATAGATGAAGTCAGGGAAGATGTAGGTAGAAATCTCTCCCAAAGGTATCCTAAGGCTCTTTCAAAAGAGGAGGTTAGGGAGATCTTGTCTGCTGTAAGCGGAACAAAGTATGAAAAAATATACGTACTTTTTTTATACAGCGGAATAAGGCTTTCTGAGTACCTCTCTCTTAGAGAAGATAACTTTTACCAAGACAAGAGCGGTCTTCTGTGGATAAGACTATTGCCTGACATGACCAAGAGGAGAAAGGAGAGACTCGTTCCCGTACTTGGAAGCACTAAGGAAGAGACTTACGCTGTAACGGATAGACTGCTTGCGTGGATAGAATCTTACGATGAAAACTTTAGGGTAAAGAGGGGATCTCTGCAAGTTTTTACCAATCGTCTGTCTCACAGATTGGGTATTCCTTTTTCTCTTCATAGCTTTAGGCACACGTACATAACTAACCTTGTAAATAGTGGATTTCCTGCCGAAGTGGTTAAAGAGTTTGCAGGTCACTCCAACGTAAGAACCACTATAGACATATACTATAGATTTAGTCATGAGAGGGCAAGACGGCTAATAGAAAATTTCTTAAGATGA